A genome region from Prinia subflava isolate CZ2003 ecotype Zambia chromosome 12, Cam_Psub_1.2, whole genome shotgun sequence includes the following:
- the MED22 gene encoding mediator of RNA polymerase II transcription subunit 22 isoform X2: MAQPRVLPQSKETLLQSYNKRLKDDVKSIMDNFTEIIKTAKIEDETQVSRATQGEQDNYEMHVRAANIVRAGESLMKLVSDLKQFLILNDFPSVNEAINQRNQQLRSLQEECDKKLIALRDEISIDLYELEEEYYSSSYSLCDSNDLPLCEAYWRQDFASLSPESLSMPLAAATAEQSVVTSQSSTPSHPHVNGHGAGPAEHS, encoded by the exons ATGGCGCAGCCCCGGGTGCTGCCGCAGAGCAAGGAGACCCTGCTGCAGTCCTACAACAAACGCCTCAAGGACGATGTCAAGTCCATCATGGATAACTTCACCGAGATCATCAAGACGGCCAAG atCGAGGATGAAACTCAAGTCTCTCGAGCAACCCAGGGTGAGCAAGATAACTACGAGATGCATGTCAGAGCTGCAAATATT GTCCGAGCTGGTGAGTCCCTGATGAAGCTGGTGTCCGACCTGAAGCAGTTCTTGATCCTCAACGATTTCCCCTCTGTGAACGAGGCCATCAACCAGCGCAACCAGCAGCTGCGGAGCCTGCAGGAGGAGTGTGACAAGAAGCTGATTGCACTGCGGGATGAGATCTCCATTGACCTGTACGAGCTAGAAGAAGAATATTACTCTTCCAG CTACAGTCTGTGTGACAGCAATGATCTCCCACTGTGCGAAGCCTACTGGAGACAAGACTTTGCCTCGCTGTCCCCCGAGAGCCTCTCGATGCCGCTGGCCGCTGCCACAGCGGAGCAGAGCGTTGTCACCTCGCAGAGTTCCACGCCGTCGCACCCCCACGTGAACGGGCACGGCGCGGGCCCCGCCGAGCATTCCTGA
- the RPL7A gene encoding large ribosomal subunit protein eL8, which yields MPKGKKAKGKKVAPAPAVVKKQEAKKVVNPLFEKRPKNFGIGQDIQPKRDLTRFVKWPRYIRLQRQRSILYKRLKVPPAINQFTQALDRQTATQLLKLAHKYRPENKQEKKQRLLARAEQKAAGKGDAPTKRPPVLRAGINTVTTLVENKKAQLVVIAHDVDPIELVVFLPALCRKMGVPYCIIKGKARLGRLVHRKTCTSVAFTQVNPEDKGALAKLVEAVKTNYNDRYDEIRRHWGGNVLGPKSVARIAKLEKAKAKELATKLG from the exons ATG CCGAAAGGAAAGAAGGCCAAGGGTAAGAAGGTGGCACCGGCCCCTGCTGTAGTCAAGAAGCAGGAGGCCAAGAAGGTTGTCAACCCCCTCTTTGAGAAGAGGCCCAAGAACTTTGGCATTG GACAGGATATCCAGCCCAAGCGTGACCTCACCCGCTTTGTGAAATGGCCACGCTACATTCGGCTGCAGCGCCAGAGGTCCATCCTCTACAAACGCCTGAAGGTGCCTCCTGCCATCAACCAGTTCACCCAGGCCCTGGACCGGCAGACAG CCACACAGCTTCTGAAGTTGGCACACAAATACAGGCCTGAAAATAAGCAAGAGAagaagcagaggctgctggctcGTGCTGAgcagaaagctgcaggaaaGGGAGATGCTCCCACCAAGCGGCCACCCGTCCTTCGGGCAG GTATTAATACTGTCACAACTCTGGTGGAGAACAAGAAAGCTCAGCTTGTCGTTATTGCCCACGATGTAGACCCCATTGAG CTGGTGGTTTTCCTGCCCGCCCTGTGCCGCAAGATGGGCGTTCCCTACTGCATCATCAAGGgcaaagccaggctgggcaggctggTGCACAGGAAGACCTGCACATCCGTGGCCTTCACACAGGTCAACCC GGAGGATAAGGGAGCCCTTGCAAAGCTGGTGGAGGCTGTCAAGACCAACTACAATGACAGATATGATGAG ATCCGTCGTCACTGGGGCGGGAATGTCCTGGGTCCAAAATCGGTGGCTCGCATTGCCAAGCTGGAAAAAGCAAAGGCTAAAGAGCTGGCTACAAAGCTGGGCTGA
- the MED22 gene encoding mediator of RNA polymerase II transcription subunit 22 isoform X1, producing the protein MAQPRVLPQSKETLLQSYNKRLKDDVKSIMDNFTEIIKTAKIEDETQVSRATQGEQDNYEMHVRAANIVRAGESLMKLVSDLKQFLILNDFPSVNEAINQRNQQLRSLQEECDKKLIALRDEISIDLYELEEEYYSSSLCDSNDLPLCEAYWRQDFASLSPESLSMPLAAATAEQSVVTSQSSTPSHPHVNGHGAGPAEHS; encoded by the exons ATGGCGCAGCCCCGGGTGCTGCCGCAGAGCAAGGAGACCCTGCTGCAGTCCTACAACAAACGCCTCAAGGACGATGTCAAGTCCATCATGGATAACTTCACCGAGATCATCAAGACGGCCAAG atCGAGGATGAAACTCAAGTCTCTCGAGCAACCCAGGGTGAGCAAGATAACTACGAGATGCATGTCAGAGCTGCAAATATT GTCCGAGCTGGTGAGTCCCTGATGAAGCTGGTGTCCGACCTGAAGCAGTTCTTGATCCTCAACGATTTCCCCTCTGTGAACGAGGCCATCAACCAGCGCAACCAGCAGCTGCGGAGCCTGCAGGAGGAGTGTGACAAGAAGCTGATTGCACTGCGGGATGAGATCTCCATTGACCTGTACGAGCTAGAAGAAGAATATTACTCTTCCAG TCTGTGTGACAGCAATGATCTCCCACTGTGCGAAGCCTACTGGAGACAAGACTTTGCCTCGCTGTCCCCCGAGAGCCTCTCGATGCCGCTGGCCGCTGCCACAGCGGAGCAGAGCGTTGTCACCTCGCAGAGTTCCACGCCGTCGCACCCCCACGTGAACGGGCACGGCGCGGGCCCCGCCGAGCATTCCTGA